A DNA window from Maribellus comscasis contains the following coding sequences:
- a CDS encoding glycosyltransferase family 4 protein, with translation MKVLWITKSPFPEVYEELKMDAPVNVGWVHSAAKTLCEKYGDIDLTVASFIVGSGFQQIKKKGVPHHYIIPGEYQENIKFSENKIDRFWRQIKEEVKPDVIHMHGTEFPHSYSFVRACGAENLVVSIQGLVSVYERYYFGNIPRKDLLKTITFRDIARMDTIFSWHKNMRKRGAFERALLKKVNHIIGRTSWDKAHAWALNPDGTYHFCNETLRPAFYKNKWSIENCEKYSIFVSQGHYPIKGLHQLLKALPIVLKHYPKTRVYISGTNFFTNVGFRLIGFGKYINSLIKKNNLSDHIIFTGTLAEEEMCKRFVNSHVSVCPSAIENSPNSVGEAQLLGVPCVASYVGGVADMIAHEETGLLYRFEEIEMLADNICRLFSDKELAMHISEKSKVVAANRHQKDQNASRLYQIYSEIFDLKNN, from the coding sequence ATGAAAGTACTTTGGATTACCAAATCACCGTTCCCTGAAGTTTATGAAGAACTAAAGATGGATGCTCCTGTAAATGTTGGATGGGTGCACTCTGCAGCAAAAACTTTATGTGAAAAATATGGTGATATCGATTTAACTGTAGCATCTTTTATTGTGGGAAGCGGGTTTCAGCAAATAAAAAAGAAAGGAGTTCCACATCATTATATAATTCCTGGTGAATATCAGGAAAATATAAAATTTTCAGAAAATAAAATTGACCGTTTTTGGCGTCAGATAAAGGAAGAGGTTAAACCGGATGTTATACATATGCATGGAACTGAATTCCCTCATTCTTACTCTTTTGTACGGGCATGTGGGGCTGAAAATCTGGTAGTTTCCATACAGGGTTTAGTCAGCGTATATGAACGGTATTATTTTGGGAATATTCCCCGGAAGGATCTGTTAAAAACAATCACGTTTCGCGATATAGCGCGGATGGATACGATTTTTTCCTGGCACAAAAATATGCGAAAACGTGGAGCTTTTGAAAGAGCGTTATTGAAGAAAGTGAATCACATTATTGGACGGACATCATGGGATAAGGCACACGCATGGGCACTAAATCCCGATGGCACGTATCATTTTTGTAATGAAACTTTACGCCCGGCTTTTTACAAAAATAAATGGTCAATCGAAAATTGTGAAAAGTACAGCATTTTTGTAAGTCAGGGGCATTACCCGATTAAAGGTCTTCACCAGTTACTCAAAGCCTTGCCGATTGTTTTAAAGCACTACCCCAAAACCAGGGTTTATATTTCAGGAACAAATTTTTTCACCAATGTTGGGTTTCGTCTTATTGGTTTTGGAAAGTATATCAACTCACTGATTAAAAAGAATAATTTGTCTGACCATATAATTTTTACGGGGACTTTGGCAGAAGAAGAGATGTGTAAACGTTTTGTCAATTCTCATGTCTCTGTTTGTCCTTCCGCAATTGAGAACAGTCCAAATTCGGTTGGAGAAGCGCAACTGTTAGGCGTTCCCTGCGTTGCATCTTATGTTGGAGGTGTAGCAGATATGATTGCTCACGAAGAAACGGGGCTTTTATATCGTTTTGAAGAAATTGAAATGTTGGCTGATAATATTTGCCGGTTATTTTCTGATAAAGAATTAGCTATGCATATCTCAGAAAAAAGTAAAGTAGTTGCGGCAAATCGTCATCAGAAAGATCAAAATGCAAGCAGACTTTATCAAATCTATTCCGAAATTTTTGATCTAAAAAATAACTGA